In Sphingobacterium sp. PCS056, the following proteins share a genomic window:
- a CDS encoding metallophosphoesterase family protein, whose protein sequence is MLKNWFVLFLSCLTIQAFGQDSVVNRVIFIGDAGEMNFKQETIIPHAAALIIKGRSTVMYLGDNIYPKGMGLSGSKEELETAAILRSQYEPMRKAGAPVYFIPGNHDWDRSGKDGLAKIRAQGQFLASQKDSLLRLIPSNGCPDPVEIPISEHMVMIAYDSEWWLFPYKKNDGSMGCDCNSEAEILERLRKIRDKNKNKTILVTSHHPFYSYGVHAGYYSWKDHIFPLTILNKNYYLPLPVIGSLYPLLRSTAFSNPEDMNHAAYKHLKQSVKEVFNGFPNYLYISGHDHGLQFIKADGQYQIVSGSGSKSSSIKGNNHLLYKNSMQGFVTVDMMLDRSTQITYYTYENKGIKKDFTYNIPFKNSNY, encoded by the coding sequence ATGTTGAAAAATTGGTTTGTTCTTTTTTTATCATGTCTCACGATCCAAGCTTTTGGACAAGACAGTGTCGTAAATAGGGTCATCTTTATCGGTGATGCAGGTGAAATGAATTTTAAACAAGAAACCATAATACCTCATGCTGCAGCGCTAATTATTAAAGGAAGGAGCACAGTAATGTACCTCGGTGACAATATTTATCCAAAAGGAATGGGACTTTCGGGTAGTAAAGAGGAGCTAGAGACTGCAGCCATTCTACGTTCTCAGTATGAACCTATGCGAAAAGCAGGTGCGCCAGTATATTTTATTCCGGGCAATCATGATTGGGATCGATCTGGAAAAGATGGGCTTGCAAAGATTAGAGCTCAAGGACAATTTTTAGCATCACAAAAGGATTCTCTTTTACGTTTAATTCCATCAAATGGTTGCCCTGATCCGGTAGAAATACCAATTTCAGAGCATATGGTTATGATTGCATATGACAGTGAGTGGTGGTTATTTCCTTATAAAAAGAATGATGGAAGTATGGGGTGTGACTGTAATTCTGAGGCAGAAATATTGGAGAGATTGCGTAAAATACGCGATAAAAATAAAAATAAAACCATATTAGTAACTTCGCATCATCCTTTTTATTCCTACGGTGTACATGCTGGTTATTATTCATGGAAAGATCATATCTTTCCACTTACGATTTTGAATAAAAATTACTACTTACCTCTACCTGTTATAGGGTCGCTGTATCCTTTATTACGATCTACCGCATTTTCAAATCCAGAAGACATGAATCATGCCGCATACAAGCACTTGAAGCAAAGTGTCAAGGAAGTATTTAATGGATTTCCTAACTACTTGTATATTTCCGGACATGACCATGGTCTTCAATTCATTAAAGCGGATGGTCAGTATCAAATTGTTAGTGGTTCAGGTTCAAAAAGCTCATCTATAAAAGGAAATAATCATTTGCTCTATAAGAATTCGATGCAAGGTTTTGTGACTGTCGATATGATGCTCGATAGAAGTACACAAATAACTTATTATACTTATGAGAATAAAGGCATAAAGAAGGATTTTACCTATAATATTCCATTTAAAAATAGTAACTATTAA
- a CDS encoding arginase, with amino-acid sequence MKRAIQLIKNRSDIGAGTRGSDLGIDAIEIAAINKGSQYFNTYTYVDIQTRNGTIYDPLIYPFGRRIKQVLQQCKLLAISVEDCLLEEKFPLVFSGDHSSAIGTISGIKSAFPDKTLGVIWIDAHADLHAPYTTPSGNLHGMPLAAVLGIDNLENQINDIDEETKKYWNKLKSIGTSNAKLRSEHLIYFGVRDTEPPEENLIEKLAIKKYPVEKVRNRSIKVCVADALQQLAACDIVYVSFDVDSMDSELISNGTGTPVPKGFDPTEITEILQEIIASGKVICLELVEVNPLLDSQGNRMAEVAFEILEQVTESIEALSTR; translated from the coding sequence ATGAAAAGAGCGATTCAATTAATTAAAAACAGATCTGATATTGGTGCAGGAACTCGAGGTTCTGACCTCGGTATTGATGCCATAGAAATTGCTGCAATTAACAAAGGAAGTCAGTATTTTAATACATACACTTACGTCGATATACAGACACGCAATGGTACCATCTATGATCCACTCATTTATCCATTTGGAAGACGGATCAAACAAGTGTTACAACAGTGCAAGCTATTAGCGATATCTGTGGAAGATTGTTTATTAGAAGAAAAATTTCCACTCGTATTCTCGGGAGACCATTCATCAGCAATTGGAACTATTAGTGGTATAAAATCAGCTTTTCCTGATAAAACCTTAGGGGTTATATGGATTGACGCGCATGCTGATCTACACGCTCCCTATACTACTCCTTCAGGCAATCTACACGGTATGCCTTTAGCGGCTGTACTAGGCATTGATAATCTTGAAAATCAAATCAATGACATTGACGAGGAAACTAAAAAATATTGGAATAAACTAAAATCGATTGGAACTTCAAATGCTAAATTGAGATCAGAACATCTGATCTATTTTGGAGTCCGCGATACAGAACCACCAGAAGAAAATTTAATTGAGAAACTAGCCATCAAAAAATATCCAGTTGAAAAGGTCAGAAATAGGAGTATCAAAGTCTGTGTTGCCGATGCATTACAACAATTAGCAGCATGTGATATCGTCTATGTCTCTTTTGATGTTGATAGTATGGATAGTGAATTAATTTCTAATGGAACTGGAACCCCAGTTCCTAAGGGATTTGATCCAACAGAAATTACCGAAATACTTCAGGAAATCATTGCTTCAGGAAAAGTAATCTGTTTAGAACTTGTGGAGGTGAATCCCCTACTTGATAGTCAAGGCAATCGAATGGCGGAAGTTGCTTTCGAAATTTTAGAACAAGTCACAGAATCAATCGAGGCATTGAGCACACGTTAA
- a CDS encoding nuclear transport factor 2 family protein, which produces MKTLLKTCATAALIVISICTMADGRPEKRTINLSMAKLALDHYLEVITEGESIGLEQLFAPEFCQRIQTEKSKSHSRSEIINFLKKQRGEKLNCITSYQVLEQCPNSMIAKVTLKFENFTMTDLVTLINEDGAWKVLTSVHTYQ; this is translated from the coding sequence ATGAAAACTTTATTAAAAACATGTGCAACAGCAGCCCTTATCGTCATATCCATATGCACGATGGCTGATGGTAGGCCTGAAAAAAGGACTATCAATCTTTCAATGGCAAAATTGGCCCTAGATCATTATTTAGAAGTCATTACAGAGGGAGAATCTATTGGATTGGAACAATTATTTGCTCCAGAATTCTGCCAACGGATACAAACTGAAAAATCCAAAAGTCACAGTCGTTCCGAAATTATTAACTTTTTAAAAAAGCAGCGAGGAGAAAAATTAAATTGCATCACTTCTTACCAGGTATTGGAACAATGCCCAAATTCTATGATTGCGAAAGTTACTTTGAAATTTGAAAATTTTACCATGACAGATCTTGTTACTTTAATTAACGAAGACGGTGCTTGGAAAGTCCTTACGTCGGTTCATACCTATCAATAA
- a CDS encoding pyridoxamine 5'-phosphate oxidase family protein, whose product MSQENINQREEAIKKIKELAEGINFCFFCTDLNHPPFESTPMSVQEVDDQGNIWFLASKDSDKYRNIKLNKQVQLYFSDPSSMKYLSLFGNAEIVDDQSRIDKYWNKFVEGWFEKGRTDPNIILFKIKPEHAHYWDTKHHKLISYAITLIKSVGGDLEDQGREGQIHI is encoded by the coding sequence ATGAGTCAAGAAAATATAAATCAAAGGGAGGAAGCGATAAAAAAAATTAAAGAACTTGCAGAAGGTATTAATTTTTGCTTTTTCTGTACTGATCTTAATCACCCCCCTTTCGAGTCCACTCCCATGAGTGTACAGGAAGTAGATGATCAAGGTAATATCTGGTTTCTTGCATCTAAAGATAGCGATAAGTACAGAAACATTAAATTGAACAAACAGGTTCAGCTGTATTTTTCAGATCCGTCATCTATGAAATATCTGTCTCTTTTTGGAAACGCTGAGATAGTGGATGATCAAAGTAGAATAGATAAATACTGGAATAAATTTGTTGAAGGATGGTTTGAAAAAGGTCGCACAGATCCCAATATTATTTTATTCAAAATTAAGCCTGAACATGCTCATTATTGGGATACGAAACATCACAAGTTGATATCATATGCCATTACCTTAATTAAGTCTGTAGGTGGAGATTTGGAAGATCAAGGCAGAGAAGGTCAAATTCATATTTAA
- a CDS encoding HD domain-containing protein — MKNKLITYKSNSYLMDYSQLIKETAAYVGKYMGDHDLSKLSFHNSDHTEEVVEAARTMASYYNLDEHDTAIVTLSAYFHDLGYCVNGKESHEERSADIAEKFFREKNVDIPMISAIRGCILATKLPQSPQNLLEEIVCDADLFHLGSDRFDARNKLMRQEVKACGYQVNKEDWRKGTLQLMESHHYHTDYGRKFLDHKKKQNMATLKQKKNLIQPSWKKKKIKKTIKRSIKQNRKVIDPNAVLRRCSE; from the coding sequence ATGAAAAACAAATTGATCACTTATAAAAGTAACTCATATCTCATGGATTATTCTCAATTGATAAAGGAAACTGCAGCATATGTAGGAAAGTATATGGGTGATCATGATCTTTCAAAATTAAGCTTCCATAATAGTGACCATACAGAAGAAGTGGTGGAAGCGGCGCGAACAATGGCATCTTATTATAATTTAGATGAACATGATACCGCAATTGTTACACTATCTGCCTATTTTCACGACCTTGGTTATTGCGTGAATGGTAAAGAAAGTCATGAAGAGAGAAGTGCAGATATAGCTGAAAAGTTTTTCAGGGAAAAAAATGTAGACATTCCTATGATCAGTGCCATTCGCGGATGTATATTAGCAACAAAATTACCTCAATCTCCTCAAAATTTATTAGAAGAAATTGTCTGTGATGCCGACTTGTTTCATTTAGGCAGTGATCGATTTGATGCTCGCAACAAACTAATGCGACAAGAGGTAAAAGCCTGCGGTTATCAGGTCAATAAAGAGGACTGGAGAAAAGGTACTCTCCAGTTAATGGAAAGCCATCATTATCATACGGACTATGGTCGTAAATTTCTGGATCACAAGAAAAAGCAAAATATGGCAACTTTAAAACAAAAAAAGAATCTGATACAACCGAGTTGGAAAAAAAAGAAAATAAAAAAAACCATAAAAAGGAGCATCAAGCAGAACAGAAAGGTAATAGACCCGAACGCGGTATTGAGACGATGTTCCGAATAA
- a CDS encoding Pycsar system effector family protein, with protein MEKKENKKNHKKEHQAEQKGNRPERGIETMFRITSTNNQRLSDMADNKSNILITVNSIILSVVIALLLRKLDSNAHLIFPTAILLFTSLATMVIAILATRPSVPNGKYTDEDLKNKKVNLLFFGNFYKMNLESYSSGMKLIMEEREYLYNTLIKDVYSQGVVLGRKFKLLRLAYNIFMYGLIVSVFAFLVVVILNA; from the coding sequence TTGGAAAAAAAAGAAAATAAAAAAAACCATAAAAAGGAGCATCAAGCAGAACAGAAAGGTAATAGACCCGAACGCGGTATTGAGACGATGTTCCGAATAACTTCTACCAATAATCAGCGTTTAAGTGATATGGCAGATAATAAATCGAATATCTTAATCACTGTAAACTCCATTATACTATCGGTTGTCATTGCCTTACTACTGCGTAAGTTAGATAGTAATGCCCATTTGATATTTCCCACAGCAATATTGTTATTTACCAGTTTGGCGACTATGGTGATCGCTATTTTGGCAACACGGCCATCTGTTCCAAATGGCAAATATACAGATGAAGACCTGAAGAATAAAAAAGTTAACTTACTGTTTTTTGGTAATTTCTATAAAATGAATTTAGAAAGCTATAGCAGTGGGATGAAACTGATTATGGAAGAACGCGAATACCTGTATAATACCTTGATAAAAGATGTCTACTCACAAGGAGTAGTACTAGGTCGTAAATTTAAATTACTGCGACTAGCTTATAATATATTTATGTACGGTTTAATTGTATCTGTATTTGCATTTCTTGTTGTCGTTATTCTCAATGCTTAG
- a CDS encoding DUF1304 domain-containing protein yields MEGLIGITAKIIIALVALEHIYILWLEMFAWETKGKETFKSLPAHLFKETKTLAANQGLYNGFLSAGLIWSLYISDVIWQSQVALFFLGCVFIAGVYGSATAGKSIFYKQAVPALVGIILVLLS; encoded by the coding sequence ATGGAAGGACTAATTGGAATTACTGCAAAAATAATAATTGCTTTAGTAGCATTAGAACATATATATATATTATGGTTAGAAATGTTCGCCTGGGAAACTAAAGGTAAGGAAACATTTAAATCTTTACCCGCGCACCTATTTAAAGAAACAAAGACATTAGCGGCCAATCAGGGGCTCTACAATGGATTTTTATCGGCGGGACTTATTTGGTCTCTATATATAAGTGATGTCATTTGGCAGAGTCAAGTAGCGCTGTTTTTTCTAGGTTGTGTTTTCATTGCCGGAGTATACGGTAGTGCGACAGCAGGAAAAAGCATCTTTTATAAGCAAGCAGTTCCAGCTTTAGTGGGTATTATATTGGTTCTACTAAGTTGA
- the arsC gene encoding arsenate reductase (glutaredoxin) (This arsenate reductase requires both glutathione and glutaredoxin to convert arsenate to arsenite, after which the efflux transporter formed by ArsA and ArsB can extrude the arsenite from the cell, providing resistance.): MIKIYHNKLCSKSCAALDLLMSKHVEFNIQEYINDVPSKDEMKNLLAILKMKPLQLIRHHETIFQENFKDLILTDNEWIDVMLQHPILIERPIVVKNGQAVIGRPIENIMKLLQEF; this comes from the coding sequence ATGATAAAGATATACCACAATAAATTGTGTAGTAAAAGTTGTGCTGCATTGGATTTGTTAATGAGTAAACATGTCGAATTCAATATACAAGAATATATAAATGATGTGCCCAGTAAGGACGAAATGAAAAATCTATTGGCTATACTCAAAATGAAGCCACTTCAGTTAATTAGACATCATGAAACTATATTTCAAGAAAACTTCAAAGATCTTATACTTACGGATAATGAATGGATCGATGTCATGTTGCAACATCCCATTCTTATCGAACGACCCATCGTAGTAAAGAATGGTCAAGCTGTTATTGGTCGTCCAATCGAAAATATAATGAAGCTATTACAAGAGTTTTAG
- a CDS encoding SDR family oxidoreductase — protein sequence MKVTNQQNPSYPQPPFKKQDQIVPGISAKMDPVPDHGEKTYIGNNLLAGQVCLITGGDSGIGKATAIAMAREGADIAIIYLDEIENEDATDTAGWIEKAGQKALLIRGDIRNESFCQSAIQQTVETFGRLDILINNAAYQMTYNSVTDISAAEWNKTFETNVSAMFYLTKYAKPHLPKGGSIINTTSVNAYDPNPKLLPYAATKAAIQNYTASLAQQFFEDGSDIRVNAVAPGPVWTPLIPSTIPDHEKFGANTPIGRPGQPAEIAPIYVFLASSAASYISGATIPATGGRVTI from the coding sequence ATGAAAGTAACAAATCAACAAAATCCTTCCTATCCACAGCCACCATTTAAAAAGCAAGATCAAATAGTACCAGGCATCTCTGCAAAAATGGATCCTGTGCCCGATCACGGAGAAAAAACATATATTGGAAATAATCTCTTAGCTGGTCAAGTTTGTTTGATCACAGGAGGTGATTCTGGGATAGGAAAAGCTACGGCTATAGCTATGGCTCGGGAAGGAGCGGATATTGCCATCATTTATCTTGACGAAATTGAAAATGAAGATGCTACAGATACTGCTGGTTGGATTGAAAAAGCGGGTCAAAAGGCTTTGTTAATCCGAGGTGATATACGCAATGAATCTTTCTGCCAATCAGCAATTCAGCAAACAGTAGAAACATTTGGTCGTTTAGATATTTTAATTAATAATGCTGCTTATCAAATGACTTACAATTCCGTTACTGATATCTCTGCAGCAGAGTGGAATAAAACTTTTGAGACGAACGTTAGTGCTATGTTCTATCTTACCAAGTATGCTAAACCTCATTTGCCAAAAGGGGGTAGTATTATAAATACGACATCTGTTAATGCTTATGATCCTAATCCTAAATTACTCCCTTACGCTGCAACAAAAGCTGCTATTCAAAATTATACTGCCAGTTTAGCGCAACAATTTTTCGAAGATGGTTCAGATATTCGTGTAAATGCTGTGGCGCCAGGTCCGGTATGGACACCTTTAATTCCAAGTACGATTCCAGATCATGAAAAGTTTGGAGCGAATACACCTATTGGTAGACCAGGCCAACCAGCTGAAATTGCACCAATTTATGTATTCTTAGCCTCATCCGCTGCATCCTATATTTCTGGAGCTACCATTCCTGCCACTGGAGGACGTGTGACGATTTAA
- a CDS encoding response regulator transcription factor, protein MIKIVLAEDHLVVLNGVKLLLESQSDLEVIDQGTNGNMILEILKSGNIPDVLITDINMSDMDGLELITHVKSDYPTIKIIVLSMLNNVQHVLQAFQNGANGYLVKNVGYEEMLYAIRHVAKGGKFICEEISMIMLDTLQKSPTAFLNIEQIMLKIGLSEREMEVLELIGEGFTNLQIADKLFLSKRTVEGHRQNLLEKTGVKNTAALIKYAIKTGLMQ, encoded by the coding sequence ATGATTAAAATTGTTTTGGCTGAAGATCATTTGGTCGTCCTTAATGGAGTTAAATTATTGCTTGAATCACAATCTGATCTCGAAGTTATTGATCAAGGCACAAATGGCAATATGATTTTAGAGATTTTAAAATCTGGAAATATACCAGATGTGCTTATTACAGATATCAACATGTCTGATATGGATGGGTTAGAATTGATTACTCATGTAAAAAGTGACTATCCAACAATTAAAATAATTGTCCTTTCCATGTTAAATAACGTGCAACATGTATTACAGGCTTTCCAAAATGGTGCTAATGGATATTTGGTTAAAAATGTGGGATATGAAGAAATGCTATATGCAATAAGACATGTAGCAAAGGGGGGGAAATTTATATGTGAAGAGATTAGCATGATTATGTTAGATACGCTTCAAAAATCGCCTACAGCATTTCTCAATATAGAACAGATTATGCTTAAAATTGGTTTATCGGAGCGTGAAATGGAAGTATTGGAACTCATCGGAGAAGGTTTTACAAACTTGCAGATCGCTGATAAATTGTTCTTAAGCAAACGCACAGTAGAGGGGCACCGACAAAACTTACTAGAAAAAACCGGTGTTAAAAATACAGCAGCACTTATAAAATATGCGATCAAAACAGGCTTAATGCAATAA
- the rocD gene encoding ornithine--oxo-acid transaminase has protein sequence MNDLTNETKSNAFIAKESKYGAHNYHPLPVVLSRGKGVFVWDVEDRRYYDFLSAYSAVNQGHCHPRIIKALTQQAEKLTLTSRAFYSDQLGNFEEYMCKLFGYDKALIMNSGVEAVETAMKLCRKWAYLVKGIAKDQAKIVFAQGNFHGRTISIISASTDDSAKKDFGPFLEGVLQVPYNDVDAFENLLENDANIAGFIVEPIQGEAGIIVPDHDYLARIKAICKKYNVLFIVDEIQTGIARTGNMLASYDIDGYNDSTKPDLLILGKALSGGVLPVSAVLADDAIMLTIKPGEHGSTYGGNPLACAVSMEALQVVLDEHLAENAENMGQLFRNGLEEMMTRCPIITEVRGKGLLNAIVIDSEEEDDLAWEICLKFKENGLLAKPTHGNKIRLAPPLVMTQEQIEESLKIIEKSLKHFS, from the coding sequence ATGAATGATTTAACAAATGAAACTAAAAGCAATGCCTTCATTGCAAAGGAAAGTAAATATGGAGCACATAATTACCATCCACTTCCTGTTGTCTTGTCGAGAGGAAAAGGTGTATTTGTTTGGGATGTAGAAGATCGTCGCTATTACGACTTTCTTTCTGCCTATTCTGCCGTAAATCAAGGACATTGTCATCCAAGAATTATTAAAGCATTGACGCAACAGGCAGAAAAACTGACCCTTACTTCTAGGGCCTTCTACAGTGATCAACTGGGTAATTTTGAGGAATACATGTGCAAACTATTTGGTTATGACAAAGCATTAATCATGAATTCTGGAGTAGAGGCTGTAGAAACTGCCATGAAGCTCTGTCGAAAATGGGCCTATCTCGTTAAAGGTATTGCTAAAGACCAAGCGAAAATTGTTTTTGCTCAGGGCAATTTCCATGGCAGGACAATTTCCATTATTTCGGCTTCTACCGATGATTCTGCAAAAAAAGATTTTGGACCATTTCTAGAAGGTGTGCTTCAAGTGCCTTATAACGATGTGGATGCATTTGAAAATTTATTAGAAAATGATGCAAATATAGCCGGATTTATTGTTGAACCTATTCAAGGAGAGGCTGGTATCATCGTGCCAGATCACGACTATCTAGCTCGTATAAAAGCAATATGTAAAAAATACAATGTACTATTTATTGTCGATGAAATCCAAACAGGGATTGCACGAACAGGCAATATGTTGGCCTCTTACGATATCGATGGTTACAACGACAGTACTAAGCCCGACCTATTGATTTTAGGAAAAGCATTATCGGGAGGTGTACTTCCTGTCTCTGCTGTTTTGGCAGACGATGCGATTATGTTAACCATTAAACCGGGAGAGCATGGTTCAACATATGGAGGTAATCCTTTGGCATGCGCAGTATCCATGGAAGCACTCCAAGTCGTGCTTGATGAGCATTTGGCCGAGAATGCCGAAAATATGGGTCAGTTATTTAGAAATGGCCTTGAAGAAATGATGACCAGATGTCCCATCATCACAGAAGTCAGAGGCAAAGGATTATTAAATGCGATCGTTATTGATAGTGAAGAGGAAGACGATCTAGCTTGGGAAATTTGTTTAAAATTTAAGGAAAATGGATTATTGGCGAAACCGACCCATGGCAATAAAATTCGCTTAGCCCCTCCTTTGGTTATGACACAAGAACAGATCGAGGAAAGTTTAAAAATAATTGAGAAATCCCTAAAACACTTTTCCTAA
- a CDS encoding YceI family protein, protein MIASNKWSIDPSHSEVSFKVKHLMITTITGYFEKFTLELETHNDNFNTAKNIEFAAEINSINTNDKQRDEHLKSADFFNANVYSHLRFRGSKYQGANSHAVLTGALTIGSITQTVKLEVSFGGIVMDSYGQTKAGFSLSGSLSRKNFGLTWDAVTEAGNIVVSDEVRINAEIQLIKQIEV, encoded by the coding sequence ATGATCGCATCAAATAAATGGTCGATTGACCCTAGTCATAGTGAAGTGTCTTTTAAAGTGAAACATTTAATGATCACTACGATAACGGGTTATTTCGAAAAATTTACACTTGAGCTGGAAACTCATAATGACAATTTTAATACGGCTAAAAACATTGAATTTGCTGCCGAAATTAATTCAATTAATACCAATGATAAACAAAGAGATGAGCATCTAAAATCCGCTGATTTTTTTAATGCAAATGTATATAGTCATTTAAGGTTCAGGGGAAGTAAATATCAGGGAGCTAATAGCCACGCCGTATTAACTGGTGCATTAACGATTGGTTCCATTACTCAAACAGTTAAGTTGGAGGTTTCATTTGGAGGAATCGTTATGGATAGTTATGGTCAAACTAAGGCCGGTTTTTCACTAAGTGGTTCATTGAGCCGTAAGAATTTTGGTTTAACCTGGGATGCTGTAACCGAAGCCGGTAATATTGTTGTCAGTGATGAAGTTCGGATCAATGCTGAAATTCAGCTTATCAAACAAATAGAGGTATAG
- the truA gene encoding tRNA pseudouridine(38-40) synthase TruA encodes MRFFFHIAYQGQDYSGWQRQPDVKSVQEVLETTLSKILKVQTTIFGCGRTDAQVHASQYFFHADMEKECDFDLLYRLNKALPTNIAVYDIIKMDGKPHARFDAIHREYDYFIHTYKDPFLSNQSSLYLYPNLDLQKMSEAAKVLLKYKDFRPFCTHPDKNEHTLCQVSSTGIYVNTKGDRIRFNIASNRFLGKMIRIITGKLLKIAVGELSIDEFENHLITLEVPKILNPAYPVGLYLSKVKYPYLDLPPRTDFLSPTQSSDWLLI; translated from the coding sequence TTGAGATTTTTTTTCCATATTGCCTATCAAGGTCAAGATTACAGCGGTTGGCAAAGACAACCAGATGTCAAGAGTGTACAGGAAGTTTTAGAAACTACGCTTTCTAAAATTTTAAAAGTACAAACCACTATATTTGGATGTGGACGTACGGATGCTCAAGTACATGCCAGTCAATATTTTTTTCATGCCGATATGGAAAAAGAATGTGATTTTGATTTACTTTATCGATTAAACAAAGCTCTTCCTACCAATATCGCTGTTTACGATATTATAAAAATGGACGGCAAACCTCATGCTCGTTTTGACGCTATACATAGAGAATACGATTATTTTATACATACATATAAAGATCCTTTCTTAAGCAATCAAAGTTCTTTATACTTATATCCAAATTTAGATCTGCAAAAAATGAGCGAGGCCGCTAAAGTGTTACTTAAATACAAAGATTTTCGTCCCTTTTGTACTCATCCTGATAAAAATGAGCATACCCTATGTCAAGTATCGTCGACCGGAATATATGTAAATACAAAAGGGGATCGGATTCGTTTTAATATAGCTAGTAATCGCTTTTTAGGAAAAATGATTCGTATTATAACAGGTAAATTGTTGAAAATAGCTGTTGGTGAATTGAGTATTGATGAATTTGAAAATCATTTAATAACATTAGAAGTACCAAAAATATTAAACCCAGCCTATCCAGTCGGATTATACCTTTCTAAAGTTAAATATCCATATTTAGACCTGCCCCCACGAACTGATTTTTTGAGCCCTACACAAAGTTCAGACTGGCTATTGATTTAA
- a CDS encoding Lrp/AsnC family transcriptional regulator, with amino-acid sequence MSQLDDFDRQILKHLEADGRMAYSAIAAILGVSNTMIHQRITRLIDQGILVGIKPVLNEKKLGYDWGAFTGISLEKDHDSKRIIEELQKIPEVTECYYITGNYTLYLKIIAKDHEHMRQLLYDKIDSIPGISKTDTIIELGCAFKRNIIL; translated from the coding sequence ATGAGTCAATTAGATGATTTTGACAGACAGATTTTGAAACATTTGGAGGCAGATGGACGGATGGCTTATTCAGCTATTGCTGCCATATTAGGAGTTTCCAATACCATGATTCATCAACGAATTACGCGATTAATTGATCAGGGAATTTTAGTAGGGATTAAACCTGTTTTAAATGAAAAAAAACTGGGGTATGATTGGGGAGCTTTTACTGGTATCTCCCTGGAAAAGGATCATGATTCTAAAAGAATTATTGAAGAATTGCAAAAAATACCGGAAGTGACAGAATGTTACTATATCACTGGAAATTATACGCTTTACTTAAAAATTATAGCGAAAGACCATGAGCACATGAGACAGTTATTATATGATAAAATAGATAGTATTCCCGGGATTTCAAAAACGGATACCATCATTGAGCTGGGGTGTGCGTTTAAGCGAAATATCATCTTGTAA
- a CDS encoding GNAT family N-acetyltransferase, with product MEIRNSTANDITDIFNIYEQASAYKLKVGNKGWKGFEVAQVQKEIDEDRHFVILEENVLACTFVLTFKDDIIWKESANDSSIYIHRIATNPLFRGNSYVKKIVSWAKEYARNSDKKYIRLDTHSGNDKINNYYMSCGFTYKGISQINWTPALPEHYKEGSFSLFEIIL from the coding sequence ATGGAAATAAGAAACAGCACAGCTAACGATATAACGGATATATTCAACATATACGAACAGGCCTCTGCTTATAAGTTAAAGGTAGGCAATAAAGGCTGGAAAGGATTTGAAGTAGCTCAGGTACAGAAAGAGATCGATGAAGATAGACATTTTGTTATCTTAGAAGAAAATGTTTTAGCTTGTACATTCGTTCTGACATTTAAAGATGACATCATATGGAAAGAATCTGCGAATGACTCATCAATCTATATTCATCGAATAGCGACCAATCCACTTTTTAGAGGAAATTCATATGTAAAAAAGATTGTCTCATGGGCTAAAGAATATGCACGGAATAGTGATAAAAAATATATTAGACTCGATACGCATAGTGGTAATGATAAAATAAATAACTATTACATGAGTTGCGGTTTTACTTATAAAGGAATCAGTCAAATAAATTGGACACCAGCTCTACCCGAGCACTATAAAGAGGGATCATTCAGTCTTTTTGAAATTATTTTATAA